The following proteins are co-located in the Shouchella hunanensis genome:
- a CDS encoding sugar phosphate isomerase/epimerase family protein encodes MRYISLTTWSLNRLLGPLYWNEWDEENQKITTRIEERPAVHSLEELPQVLSQEGFHALEVIHPHFSSTDSHYLQRVRAAFEKSSIQLFSILVDYGDLSHKDPVRRSADQAFLKKWIDSAAEVGATCIRVIGGEARPDDKESLKRVSHELTELAAYGEQKGIGILTENFKSLTSTAENCLFLQNNSDIKGLITDFGNFSGQGKKNDIRKTLPYSKSIHVKALRNQDGTMKKAELEENLELVKQAKYAGPLTIVYDGPDDMWAGINEVKQVVEGYL; translated from the coding sequence ATGCGCTATATATCGTTAACAACATGGAGTTTAAACAGATTATTAGGCCCTCTTTATTGGAATGAATGGGATGAAGAGAATCAAAAGATTACGACAAGAATAGAAGAGAGACCAGCAGTCCATTCTTTAGAGGAGCTGCCACAAGTGCTATCGCAAGAAGGATTTCACGCTTTGGAAGTGATACACCCACACTTCTCTTCAACAGATTCGCATTACTTACAACGTGTACGAGCTGCTTTTGAAAAATCGTCTATTCAGCTATTCTCAATATTAGTCGATTATGGTGATTTAAGCCATAAAGATCCTGTTAGACGATCTGCTGATCAAGCATTTCTTAAAAAATGGATTGATAGTGCCGCTGAAGTTGGAGCAACTTGCATTCGCGTAATTGGTGGAGAGGCGCGACCTGACGACAAAGAAAGCTTGAAAAGAGTATCTCATGAGTTGACGGAATTAGCAGCATATGGAGAACAGAAAGGAATTGGTATCCTTACTGAAAACTTCAAGAGCCTCACATCGACGGCTGAGAACTGCTTGTTTTTACAGAATAACTCTGACATTAAAGGGTTAATAACGGACTTCGGTAATTTTTCTGGTCAAGGAAAAAAGAACGACATTCGTAAAACACTACCATATAGCAAATCAATCCATGTAAAAGCATTACGTAATCAAGACGGTACAATGAAAAAAGCTGAACTTGAAGAAAACTTAGAGTTAGTTAAACAAGCAAAATATGCAGGTCCTTTAACGATTGTGTACGATGGACCAGACGATATGTGGGCAGGTATTAATGAAGTGAAACAAGTTGTAGAGGGATATTTATAA
- a CDS encoding 5' nucleotidase, NT5C type, whose protein sequence is MKRIAIDMDEVMADFTKKHLALFNADYNEAITVEDLQGKKLRDLRPHLVNEIREYLKDPTYFRDLDVMKDAQEVIKELSESFEIYIATAAMHFPSSFTAKYEWLQEHFPFLDDQHFVFCGDKSVIKADYLIDDNVYQLERFTGEGILFTAPHNIHENRFTRVNSWANVRNFFLK, encoded by the coding sequence ATGAAGCGAATTGCCATTGATATGGATGAAGTGATGGCCGATTTCACAAAAAAACATCTTGCACTTTTTAATGCGGATTATAATGAAGCCATTACGGTGGAAGATTTACAAGGGAAGAAACTGAGGGATTTGCGTCCACATTTAGTAAATGAGATTAGAGAGTATTTAAAAGACCCTACCTATTTTCGCGATTTAGACGTGATGAAAGATGCGCAAGAGGTGATAAAAGAATTAAGCGAGTCGTTTGAAATTTATATTGCGACAGCGGCGATGCATTTTCCATCATCCTTTACTGCGAAGTATGAATGGCTTCAAGAGCATTTTCCATTTTTAGATGACCAGCATTTTGTCTTTTGTGGCGATAAGAGTGTCATAAAAGCAGATTACTTAATTGATGACAATGTGTATCAGCTTGAACGATTTACTGGAGAGGGTATCCTTTTTACAGCACCTCATAATATTCATGAGAATCGTTTTACACGTGTGAATTCTTGGGCAAATGTAAGAAACTTTTTTCTGAAATAG
- a CDS encoding LamB/YcsF family protein, whose amino-acid sequence MGKVVDMNSDMGESFGAYTLGNDQELMAYISSANVACGFHAGDPKTMRETVKHALESGVGIGAHPGLQDLIGFGRRPMEITPEEGYDLVLYQIGALLGMTKAEGGTLHHVKPHGALYNMAAKNKELAMAIAKAVYHLDSTLVLYGLAGSALIDAGNEVGLQTASEVFADRTYQADGSLTSRRSPDALIHDPEQASKQVLRMVKEGKVMTQQGEDIDIVADTICIHGDGAHALAFAKDIHAKMTASGITVQRIKA is encoded by the coding sequence ATGGGAAAAGTAGTAGATATGAATAGTGATATGGGTGAAAGTTTTGGCGCGTATACTCTAGGAAATGATCAAGAGTTAATGGCCTATATTTCATCTGCAAACGTTGCGTGTGGCTTTCATGCAGGCGATCCGAAGACAATGCGTGAGACTGTGAAACATGCATTGGAATCGGGAGTTGGCATAGGTGCACACCCTGGATTGCAAGACTTAATTGGGTTTGGACGAAGACCAATGGAGATTACGCCTGAGGAAGGCTACGATCTCGTGCTCTATCAAATTGGCGCGCTTTTAGGAATGACCAAAGCAGAAGGCGGAACATTGCATCATGTAAAGCCTCACGGCGCTCTTTACAACATGGCTGCAAAGAATAAAGAACTTGCTATGGCCATCGCCAAAGCCGTTTACCATCTCGATTCAACGCTTGTATTATATGGCCTTGCAGGGAGTGCTCTTATTGATGCAGGGAACGAAGTCGGGCTTCAAACAGCAAGTGAAGTGTTTGCCGATCGTACGTATCAAGCAGACGGGAGCTTAACATCGCGACGGTCACCTGATGCCCTTATCCATGATCCTGAACAAGCGAGTAAACAGGTGCTACGTATGGTGAAAGAAGGCAAAGTCATGACCCAGCAAGGCGAGGATATTGATATTGTAGCAGACACAATCTGTATACACGGTGATGGTGCACACGCCCTTGCATTTGCAAAAGACATTCACGCAAAGATGACAGCCAGCGGTATAACAGTGCAACGAATAAAGGCATAA
- a CDS encoding lmo0937 family membrane protein codes for MLWTALIVILVLWLLGFIGEIGGNLVHILLVVALVVLIFQLISGRRKG; via the coding sequence ATGCTCTGGACTGCACTTATTGTTATTTTAGTTTTATGGTTACTTGGATTTATTGGCGAAATAGGTGGAAACCTTGTTCACATTTTATTGGTCGTTGCACTAGTTGTGCTTATTTTCCAATTAATTTCTGGTCGTCGAAAAGGGTAA
- a CDS encoding putative hydro-lyase, with amino-acid sequence MNMAQSEREQLMTDIRNGLYTGPTSGLARGYAQANLVVLRKKDAYDFLLFCQRNPQSCPLLDVTDVGSAIPKMMGTHADLRTDLPRYRVYRGGVLTEERTEIGELWEEDMVCFLIGCSFTFEEALLANGIPIRHQEENVNVPMYLTSIPCEQAGSFHGNMVVSMRPMSQAFAIRASLVTARFPSVHGAPVHIGDPAAIGIETIQEPDFGGRVTIKEGEVPVFWACGVTPQAAAMASKPDLMITHAPGHMYITTKKNEQLGVL; translated from the coding sequence ATGAATATGGCGCAAAGTGAACGAGAGCAGCTTATGACCGACATTCGAAATGGACTCTATACAGGCCCAACATCTGGGCTAGCAAGAGGATATGCCCAAGCTAATTTAGTTGTGCTTCGAAAAAAAGATGCGTATGACTTCCTGCTTTTTTGTCAGCGAAATCCACAATCGTGTCCATTATTGGATGTAACGGATGTTGGTTCGGCTATTCCAAAAATGATGGGCACTCATGCAGACTTACGAACGGATCTTCCACGCTATCGTGTTTATCGAGGCGGTGTTTTAACAGAGGAGCGAACGGAAATAGGTGAGCTTTGGGAAGAGGATATGGTTTGTTTTCTTATTGGCTGTAGCTTTACGTTTGAAGAAGCACTACTTGCTAATGGAATACCAATACGACATCAAGAAGAGAATGTCAATGTACCGATGTATCTCACCTCCATCCCTTGTGAACAAGCCGGATCTTTCCATGGCAATATGGTCGTTAGCATGCGACCGATGTCACAAGCGTTCGCCATTCGAGCATCCCTTGTAACCGCGCGTTTTCCTTCTGTCCATGGGGCGCCTGTTCATATTGGTGATCCAGCTGCAATTGGCATTGAAACGATTCAAGAACCTGACTTCGGGGGTCGAGTCACGATTAAAGAAGGAGAGGTTCCCGTTTTTTGGGCTTGTGGCGTAACTCCTCAAGCTGCTGCAATGGCGAGTAAACCAGATCTAATGATTACCCATGCCCCAGGCCATATGTATATTACAACGAAAAAAAATGAACAATTAGGAGTCTTGTAG
- a CDS encoding PspA/IM30 family protein, producing the protein MFRFFNRVRTIVSSEMNSMLNKAEDPGKMLDQYLLDMEKDISEVEAAVAKQIANEKMLKKQADEATELVSKREEQAMRALESGDEDLARRVLEDKNKHVGQRDALQESHAESAKLSEELKDKLREMKDEYRDMNMKKDSLKARSESAKARAKVNESLSSIGNSGARGGFNRMEEKVMRQEAEADAKGELRSANKSLDDELAALDQSSGVDDELAALKAKLNSNK; encoded by the coding sequence ATGTTTCGTTTCTTTAATCGTGTTCGTACTATTGTCTCTTCCGAAATGAATTCAATGTTAAACAAAGCAGAAGATCCAGGCAAGATGCTTGATCAATATTTGCTTGATATGGAGAAAGACATTTCTGAGGTTGAGGCTGCTGTTGCTAAACAAATCGCTAACGAAAAAATGCTCAAAAAACAAGCCGATGAGGCTACTGAACTCGTCTCTAAACGAGAAGAGCAAGCCATGCGCGCACTTGAATCTGGCGATGAAGATCTCGCTCGTCGTGTATTAGAAGACAAGAATAAACATGTAGGGCAACGCGATGCACTACAAGAGTCTCATGCTGAATCAGCGAAATTATCAGAAGAACTAAAAGATAAGCTCCGTGAAATGAAAGACGAATACCGTGATATGAATATGAAGAAAGATTCACTGAAAGCACGTTCAGAAAGCGCTAAAGCACGCGCGAAAGTGAACGAGTCTCTTTCATCTATTGGTAATAGCGGTGCGCGCGGTGGCTTTAACCGAATGGAAGAGAAAGTCATGCGCCAAGAAGCAGAGGCCGACGCGAAAGGCGAGCTTAGAAGCGCTAATAAATCACTTGATGATGAATTAGCTGCCCTTGATCAATCAAGCGGGGTTGACGATGAACTTGCTGCTTTAAAAGCGAAGTTAAATAGTAATAAATAA
- a CDS encoding biotin-dependent carboxyltransferase family protein, giving the protein MSILVEEGGLFTTIQDLGRRGYLHQGVLESGAMDRQSARNANVAVANDENEAVLEMTLIGPVLTFQSTALICMTGDGMTPFLDGDPYPVGYPLIVPKGTTLSFKAKKEGMRTYLAVAGGFNVPNVMDSKSTYIRAGIGGYKGRNLKKGDDLELGNPNKLVQPVIEKIEKDNQVWRSDWHVNGPIDEANELNRNVIRAIPGTHFERLNEESKHQLFKTRFTVKNQSDRMGYRLQSQARIEFNDSFSLLSEAVALGTVQAPPDGQLIILMADRQTTGGYPRALQVASVDICKIAQLRPGQSFTFTEVSLKEAERLYVEYERAITIRKHGIRLKWKQCGSEYGERSR; this is encoded by the coding sequence ATGAGTATTTTAGTTGAAGAGGGAGGTTTATTTACGACCATTCAAGATTTGGGTCGAAGAGGTTATCTTCATCAAGGTGTGTTAGAAAGTGGTGCAATGGATCGTCAGTCCGCTCGTAATGCGAATGTAGCCGTTGCTAATGATGAAAATGAGGCAGTTCTTGAGATGACCTTAATTGGCCCGGTGCTTACGTTCCAATCAACAGCGCTAATTTGCATGACAGGAGACGGTATGACTCCTTTTCTTGATGGTGATCCATACCCAGTTGGTTATCCTCTCATTGTTCCAAAGGGGACGACTTTATCGTTTAAAGCAAAAAAAGAAGGCATGCGAACCTACTTAGCGGTTGCAGGTGGATTCAATGTTCCGAACGTGATGGATAGTAAAAGTACATATATACGAGCCGGTATAGGTGGTTATAAAGGGAGAAACCTAAAAAAAGGAGATGACCTTGAGCTAGGTAATCCAAATAAACTGGTTCAACCAGTTATCGAAAAGATAGAGAAGGATAATCAAGTCTGGAGATCGGACTGGCATGTTAATGGTCCGATCGATGAAGCAAATGAACTGAACCGAAACGTGATTCGTGCTATTCCTGGAACACACTTTGAACGTTTAAACGAGGAAAGTAAGCACCAGTTGTTTAAAACGAGATTCACTGTTAAAAATCAATCGGATCGAATGGGGTACCGCTTGCAGTCTCAAGCCCGTATTGAGTTTAACGATTCGTTTAGTCTGTTATCAGAAGCGGTTGCACTTGGTACGGTTCAAGCGCCGCCAGATGGTCAGCTTATTATTTTAATGGCAGACCGTCAAACGACAGGCGGTTACCCGCGTGCGCTTCAAGTAGCTTCTGTTGATATATGCAAAATAGCCCAACTACGTCCAGGACAGTCATTTACATTTACGGAAGTCTCGCTGAAAGAAGCAGAACGTTTGTATGTAGAGTACGAAAGAGCAATAACGATTAGGAAGCATGGGATTCGATTAAAGTGGAAACAGTGTGGAAGTGAATATGGAGAAAGGAGTCGATGA
- a CDS encoding methyl-accepting chemotaxis protein, with protein MLKRFLQSIQFMQLRTKLFIGFTAILVIPSSLIGVISYQNAKEAVMDEMTSATEESLAIVDETLSLFIESQVENIDYIASASDLADFSEDDPGAQRFLLDSFQATKNHVEQTYVGMETGDFINSPSSFQNPPDYDPRERPWYQRAMEQSGDVIITSPYISQSSEQPVTTIARTTDDGLGVAALNLELTVISDLLSSISIGQTGYVFLLDENNTYVSHPYEEPGTEADESFLSYSENNEGFLSYTSNGDDQLLTFKSNEITGWTIAASMYEEEMNEAVMPILISAITVLSIAILIGGTVIYFLVRSITSPIQTLISVSERMAGGNLSVAYEVNPKQTDEIGRLGRSFEKMRASLVLMITNIQDKSTDLSQAADTLASITHENMSATEQITEAVQEVASGVEKQSTSVRESEKVASDMSNDVNDVVVKTNHIHSTTDNAAITVSKGNDAITDAIEQMTQIKDTFKHLSIHIDTLGKRSSEIEEVTETIKGIATQTNLLALNAAIEAARAGEHGRGFSIVADEVRKLSDMTASSTETISELVLSVQQDTERTIEQMNTSSDQVNKGIEVVQTAGLSFEEMKQFVQVVATEVNESAKNVASLGKDSEAFVTTFQDLSSISETASASMQNISASTEEQLASMEEISASVEQLSEVADELKQLIRQFDVDTDTV; from the coding sequence ATGTTGAAACGGTTTTTACAAAGTATCCAATTTATGCAGTTACGAACGAAATTATTTATTGGTTTTACTGCTATTTTAGTCATTCCAAGTTCTCTCATTGGGGTTATTTCTTATCAAAATGCAAAAGAAGCTGTAATGGATGAAATGACTTCTGCTACCGAGGAGAGCCTTGCCATTGTAGATGAAACCCTTAGTCTTTTTATAGAATCTCAAGTAGAGAATATTGACTATATTGCTTCAGCCAGTGATTTAGCAGATTTCTCCGAGGACGACCCAGGAGCTCAGCGATTCTTGCTTGATTCTTTCCAAGCAACTAAAAACCATGTTGAACAAACTTATGTTGGTATGGAAACTGGCGATTTCATTAACTCACCCTCGTCTTTTCAAAATCCACCTGACTATGATCCAAGGGAAAGACCTTGGTACCAACGTGCGATGGAACAGTCTGGAGACGTTATCATCACATCGCCTTATATCTCTCAGTCTTCCGAACAACCTGTAACAACCATTGCCCGTACGACAGATGACGGATTAGGTGTTGCCGCTCTTAATTTAGAGTTAACCGTTATCTCAGATCTTTTATCCAGTATCTCCATTGGCCAAACAGGCTACGTATTTTTATTAGATGAAAACAATACTTATGTATCTCATCCTTATGAAGAGCCGGGAACCGAAGCTGATGAATCTTTTCTATCCTATAGTGAAAATAACGAAGGCTTTCTATCTTATACATCTAACGGAGACGATCAACTTTTAACCTTTAAATCCAATGAAATCACTGGTTGGACAATCGCCGCATCGATGTATGAGGAAGAGATGAATGAAGCGGTTATGCCGATTCTCATTAGCGCTATTACCGTGCTGTCGATTGCTATTTTAATCGGAGGTACCGTTATCTATTTTCTAGTTAGGTCCATCACTTCACCTATCCAAACATTAATAAGCGTATCCGAACGTATGGCAGGAGGTAACTTGTCAGTTGCCTATGAAGTAAATCCAAAACAAACAGACGAAATTGGGCGTCTTGGTCGTTCGTTTGAAAAAATGCGCGCATCCCTAGTGCTCATGATTACAAACATTCAAGACAAATCGACTGACCTTTCTCAAGCAGCCGATACATTAGCGTCCATTACACATGAAAATATGAGTGCAACTGAACAAATTACAGAGGCTGTTCAAGAAGTAGCAAGCGGCGTCGAAAAGCAAAGCACAAGCGTACGGGAAAGTGAAAAAGTGGCCAGTGATATGTCAAACGACGTAAATGATGTCGTGGTAAAGACCAACCATATTCATAGCACTACCGATAACGCTGCCATAACTGTTTCAAAAGGAAATGACGCTATTACCGATGCTATTGAACAAATGACTCAAATTAAAGACACGTTTAAACATTTATCGATACACATTGATACATTAGGAAAGCGCTCTAGCGAAATTGAAGAAGTAACTGAAACCATTAAAGGAATTGCTACACAAACAAACCTTTTAGCATTAAATGCAGCAATTGAAGCGGCAAGAGCAGGAGAACACGGACGAGGTTTCTCAATCGTGGCAGATGAAGTGAGAAAACTCTCCGATATGACGGCATCTTCAACTGAAACCATTTCTGAACTGGTTCTATCCGTGCAGCAAGACACCGAGAGAACCATTGAACAAATGAATACGAGCTCAGACCAAGTGAACAAAGGGATTGAAGTGGTACAGACTGCTGGGCTATCGTTTGAAGAGATGAAGCAATTTGTTCAAGTTGTCGCAACAGAAGTGAATGAATCAGCTAAAAATGTAGCTTCTCTTGGGAAAGATAGTGAGGCCTTTGTCACTACTTTCCAAGATCTCTCTTCTATAAGTGAGACGGCTTCAGCAAGTATGCAAAACATTTCAGCTTCTACAGAAGAGCAACTTGCTTCCATGGAGGAAATTTCTGCTTCTGTCGAACAATTAAGTGAAGTAGCAGATGAATTAAAACAATTAATTCGCCAATTTGACGTTGATACAGATACCGTTTAA
- the pxpB gene encoding 5-oxoprolinase subunit PxpB, giving the protein MEETPSFYSLSETSVTVNLGSTVSPAVQARVQQLLMNLNHEPFPGYQESVPSYIGLTVFYDPMKVTTKAGSVATEVKAILRERVSHIGNESNRQKGNHVTIPVCYDLEFGPDLSDVATKNGLSREEVIQIHTSGKYLVYMIGFAPGFPFLGGMDERIATPRHAQPRTEIPAGSVGIAGSQTGVYPIATPGGWQLIGQTPLTLFSANREVPSLLSAGDHVTFKQITKEEFIQMKEGER; this is encoded by the coding sequence ATGGAAGAGACACCCTCTTTTTACTCACTTAGTGAAACATCGGTTACGGTGAATCTTGGTAGTACCGTAAGTCCTGCTGTACAAGCTCGTGTTCAACAGCTACTCATGAATCTTAACCACGAACCGTTTCCCGGTTATCAAGAATCGGTTCCGAGCTATATTGGCTTAACGGTTTTTTATGATCCAATGAAGGTAACAACAAAAGCGGGCAGTGTCGCTACCGAAGTGAAGGCCATATTGAGAGAACGAGTCTCTCACATTGGCAATGAGTCTAATAGGCAAAAAGGCAACCACGTAACGATTCCAGTTTGTTATGACCTTGAATTTGGACCTGATTTAAGCGATGTTGCGACAAAGAACGGCTTATCGAGAGAAGAAGTGATTCAGATTCATACATCTGGGAAGTACCTTGTTTACATGATTGGCTTTGCACCAGGCTTTCCTTTTCTTGGGGGAATGGATGAGCGCATTGCAACACCGAGGCACGCTCAGCCTAGAACAGAAATCCCAGCAGGTTCTGTTGGCATTGCAGGCAGCCAAACAGGAGTATACCCCATTGCAACGCCTGGGGGATGGCAGCTTATTGGTCAAACACCTTTAACCCTCTTTTCAGCGAATCGAGAGGTTCCAAGCTTACTAAGTGCGGGGGATCACGTCACATTTAAACAGATTACAAAAGAAGAATTTATACAGATGAAAGAAGGGGAACGATGA
- a CDS encoding NRAMP family divalent metal transporter, which translates to MNHPISEKDRRKFLTGAIFLMATSAIGPAFLTQTARFTEQFLASFAFAILISLIIDIGVQMNIWRVISVSGKRGQEIANALLPGLGYVIAGLILFGGFAFNIANIGGAALGLNVLFDLPLTIGGLITAVLTIGLFMFKRFGPVMDRVMQVCGIIMLLMVGYVMFNSSPPVQEAAYRAIVPEGYMMLLLPIVTIVGGTVGGYISFAGGHRLVDAGITGKENVKFVGRAANLGILTTGIMRVFLFLAVLGVVTAGYSLDENNPAATVFQVGLGDVGYYLFGLVLFVAAISSVIGCAYTSVSFLRSFHPIFAKKNNLFIAGFIIISALIFLTIGQPVQLLILAGALNGLILPVVLTTILIASRKKSIVGDYHHPTWLIVFGALTVIVTMGAGYIALEGIVNLWTGN; encoded by the coding sequence ATGAACCATCCCATAAGCGAAAAAGATCGCAGAAAGTTTTTAACTGGTGCTATTTTCTTAATGGCAACGTCCGCCATTGGACCTGCATTTTTAACACAGACCGCTCGATTTACAGAACAATTTCTAGCGAGCTTTGCCTTTGCTATCCTAATCTCACTTATTATCGATATTGGTGTGCAAATGAACATTTGGCGGGTTATTTCGGTATCAGGAAAACGGGGTCAAGAGATTGCAAATGCACTTCTCCCTGGATTAGGCTATGTCATTGCAGGGCTAATTTTATTTGGGGGTTTTGCGTTTAATATCGCGAACATCGGTGGTGCAGCTCTAGGACTAAATGTATTGTTTGATTTACCTTTGACCATTGGAGGCTTAATCACAGCGGTTTTAACGATTGGCTTATTTATGTTTAAACGATTTGGACCGGTGATGGACCGAGTCATGCAAGTGTGTGGCATCATTATGCTATTAATGGTCGGGTATGTCATGTTTAATAGTAGTCCACCTGTTCAAGAAGCCGCCTATCGAGCCATTGTACCAGAAGGTTACATGATGCTTCTGTTGCCGATTGTCACCATTGTTGGTGGCACAGTCGGCGGGTATATCTCCTTTGCTGGAGGGCACCGCCTTGTTGATGCAGGGATTACAGGAAAAGAAAACGTCAAATTTGTTGGTCGAGCAGCAAATTTAGGTATACTGACTACAGGTATTATGCGGGTGTTTTTATTTTTAGCTGTACTCGGCGTTGTAACAGCTGGTTACAGTTTGGATGAGAACAACCCAGCAGCAACCGTCTTTCAAGTAGGCTTAGGGGATGTTGGCTATTATTTGTTTGGTCTTGTGTTGTTTGTAGCAGCGATTAGTTCAGTGATTGGTTGTGCGTACACGAGTGTATCGTTTTTGCGTTCCTTTCATCCCATTTTTGCGAAGAAGAACAACTTATTCATCGCAGGATTTATTATTATTTCAGCGCTTATCTTTTTGACGATTGGCCAACCTGTTCAGCTACTGATTTTAGCAGGTGCGTTGAACGGTTTGATTTTGCCGGTTGTGCTAACGACCATTTTAATTGCTTCAAGAAAAAAATCGATTGTCGGTGATTATCATCATCCAACGTGGTTAATTGTATTTGGAGCTTTAACGGTAATTGTCACAATGGGTGCGGGTTATATTGCACTTGAAGGCATAGTCAATTTATGGACTGGCAATTAA